CTCGGCACACGACGTCGACCACCGGCTCACCGAACTCGAACTGGTCTCGACGGCCTACCTGCTGTTCATCGCCGGTTTCGAGACCACCCTCAACGCCCTGGGCAACGGCACGCTCCACCTGATGCGGAACCCGGACCAGTGGGAGGCACTGCGCGAGGACCGTTCCCTGCTCCCCGGCGCGGTCGAGGAGTTCCTGAGGCTGGAGAGCCCGCTGAAGCACGCCTCCTTCCGGTGTGCGACCGAGTCCCTGACCGTCGACGGCGTCGAGATCCGGGCCGGCGACTTCGTCCTGCTGGCGATCGCCTCCGCCAACCGGGACCCGCGGCGCTTCGACGATCCGCACGCGCTGGACGTCCGCAGGCCCACCGACGGCGGCCAGCTGGCCTTCGGACACGGCATCCACCACTGCCTCGGGGCGCCGCTGGCCAGGGTGGAGCTGCGGGTGGCGTTCGACGCCCTGCTCGACGCGTTCCCCGGGATGACGCTCGCGGCCCGCCCCGAGGAACTGAGGTGGCGCAACAGCACGATCATTCGCGGACTCCACGCACTGCCGGTACGGCTGAACCGCCGCTAGCGGCGCCTGAACGACATTGATCGACCGCCGGATTCCAGGCCGCTGTGCGGCGAGAAAGGTGTGGCTGACCACATGCTCATTTGCGGGATCAAGGCATCGCACGACGGCGGGGTCGCCGTCATCGAAGACGGCCGTCTTCTCTTCAGCTACGAGATCGAGAAGCTGAACAACGGCGAACGCTACAGCTCTCTCGGAGACCTGGAGCGCGTGACGGAGATCCTCGCCATGGAGGGGCTGTCGCCCGCCGACGTCGATCAGTTCGTGGTCGACGGCTGGTACACGAAAGACGCCGCGGGCGACACCGCCGTCAAGGTGAACGCCGGTGGCCTGCCGGTACAGCTCCGGGTCGCACCGTACCTGGAGAGCCCCGGCGACGACGGGCCGCTGCAACGTCACACCTTCAGCGGCCATGGTTTCGACAGCTACTCCGGCTACACCCACGTCGCCAACCACCTCATCGGCACGTACTGTTCGAGCCCGTTCGCCGCCAGGGGCGAGGACGCGTTCGTCGTGGTCTGGGACGGCCTCATCACGCCGCGCCTCTACCACGTGCGGGCCGCCACCCGTGAAGTGACGTTCGTCGAGGCCCTGTTGCCCATCCTCGGAGGCAGCTTCGCGGCGTTCTGCTCGCGGTTCGAGCCGTACCTGCTCAAGACCGACGACGTCACGTCGGACACCTACATCCGCCAGCACCTCTCCGTCGCGGGGAAGGCCATGGCGTACGCGGCCAAAGGCCGGGTCGAGACCGGTGCGTTCGCCGTCCTCGACGACCTCATGGCCGAGTTCCGCGACATCTCCTTCGACAAGGTGGGCGTGCTGGGCGACAAGGTCGCCGCGAACAGGGACGAGCTGATGCCGGGTCTGTCCAACGCGGACCTCATCGCCACCTACCAGGCCTACATCGGCCACCACCTGCTCGCGCGGCTCACCACGGCGGTGCGCGGCCACTCCCCGGACGGCGGCCACAACCTGGTGCTCGGCGGCGGCTGCGCCCTCAACATCAAGTGGAACACCGGGATCCGGGCCGCCGGGGTCTTTCAGGAGGTCTTCGTCCCGCCCTTCCCCAACGACGCGGGGGCGGCGATCGGAACCGCGGCCTGCGAGATGTTCCGGCGCGGCCGGACGGCGCTGGAGTGGGACGTCTACAGCGGACCCCGGATCACCACCGGCACCCTTCCGGACGGGTGGCGGGCCGAGCCCTGCGACGAACGGCGGCTGGCCGCCCTGCTGCACACCGAGGGCGAACCGGTGGTCGTCCTCTCCGGCCGGGCGGAGCTGGGCCCGCGCGCGCTGGGCAACCGGAGCATCCTGGCGCCCGCGACCGACGCGCGGATGAAGGACCGGCTCAACGACATCAAGAACCGGGCCGCGTACCGGCCCGTCGCGCCCATCTGCCTGGAGGACCGCGCGCCGGAGGTCTTCGCCCCCGGCACTCCCGACCCCTACATGATCTTCGAGCACCGTATGCGCGAGGGCTGGGCCGAGCGCGTCCCGGCGGTCGTCCACCTGGACGGCACCGCGCGGCTCCAGACCATCGCGTCGACCCAGGACACCGACACCGCGCGTATCCTCACCGCCTACGCGGAGATCAGCGGCGTACCCGTGCTGTGCAACACGAGCGCGAACCTCGAAGGACGGGGTTTCTTCCCCGACGTCGAGTCGGCGGCCCGCTGGGGCGGGACCCGTTACCTGTGGTCCGAGGGGACGCTCTACACGAACCCCCGCGTGGAGTGACGTTCACCCGCCGGTCCGTGCGGCGGCCGGCGGGGGAGCGGCGCCCGGATCGCCGGGTGCCGCAACTCCCGTCGACCACAAGGCATTTGTAGAATGTCGTGCCCTGGAGAGACGGCCCGCCGACGCCCGGCGAGGGGCCGTCGCAGGCCGCCCTTCTTCCGGACACGTCCGCCACCGATACGACGCGGAGATCACCGTGCGACTCGCGCAAGTCATGGCACATGCCTTTGAGCGCCACCAGGACCGGCCCGCCGTCGGTGAGCGGGCGAGGGAGTTCGTGCGGGACGCCCGGACCGGGCGCGTGTCGGCGCGTCTGCTGCCGCGCTACGAGACCACCAGCTACCGGCAGTTGTGGAGCCGTACCCGCGCGGTGGCGAGCGAATGGCACCACCACCCGCGGCGCCCTCTCGTCGCGGGCGACCGGGTGGCCCTGCTCGGCTTCACGAGCCGGGACTACGCGACGCTGGACCTGGCGTGCGCCTGTCTGGGCGCCGTCAACGTGCCGTTGCAGATCAGTGCGCCGATCGACAATCTGACGTCCATCCTGGCGGAGACCGAGCCGGTCCTCGTCGCCGCGAGCATCGAGCGACTGGACGCCGCGGCCGAGCTGTCCCTGCGCACCCCTTCGGTCCGGCGGCTGGTCGTGTTCGACTACCATCCGCGCGCCGAGGACCAGGCGGAGCGGTTCGCCGCCGCCCGCGAGAGCCTGGCCGAGGCCGGACGGGACGTGGAGGTCGTCGCCCTGTCGGCGGTCCTCGACCGCGGCGCCGGCCTGCCCGAGGCACCGCTGTACATCCCGGGCGACGACGAGGATCCCCTCGCGATGCTCGTCTACACCTCGGGGAGTACCGGAACACCGAAGGGCGCCATATACACCGAGCGGCTCGCCAGGGTGATGTGGGAGGACCGGTCGAAGGGGGCCGCCACGGACGCGGTCGCCATCAACTACATGCCGCTGAGCCATGTCGCCGGCCATTTCCTGCTGATGAACGCACTGGCCCGCGGAGCCTCCAGCTGCTTCACCGCCGGCAGCGACCTGTCGACGTTCCTCGAGGACCTCGCTCTCGTACGGCCCACCGAGCTGTTCCTCGTGCCCCGGGTGTGCGAGATGCTCCACCAGCTCTACCGGGGCGAGCTGGACCGGCGGACCTCCGCGGGCGGCGACCCGGAGCGGGCCGCGACCGAGGTGCTCAGCCGGCTCCGCGAGGACGTCCTCGGAGGGCGCGTCGGCGTGGCCGGCACCGGCTCCGCGCCGCTGTCCGCCGCGCTGACCGAGTTCACCGAGGCCCTTCTCGGCATTCCGCTGCACAACGGGTACGGCTCCACGGAGGTCATGGGCATCGCCGCCGACGGCATGCTGCAGAGCCCGCCGGTGATCGACTACAAGCTGGCCGACGCGCCCGAGCTGGGCTACTTCCGCACCGACGCCCCCCACCCGCGCGGCGAGCTCCTGGTGAAGGCCGACGGCATCCCCGGCTACTACAAGCGGCCCGAGCTGACGGCGGAACTCTTCGACGGCGACGGCTACTACCGGACCGGCGACATCGTCGCGGAGCTCGGTCCACGCCGTATCGCCGTACTGGACCGCCGCACGAGTGTATTGAAGCTGTCCCAGGGCGAGTTCGTGTCCGTCGCCAAGCTGGAATCGATCTTCGCCGCCTGCCCGTCGGTGCGGCAGATCTTCCTCTACGGCAACAGCGAGCGCTCCCATCTGCTCGCCGTGGTCGTGCCCACCCCGGACGCCCTGCGGCGGTACGGGGACGACCGGGACGGACTCCAGGACCTGCTGAGCGAATCGCTCCGGCGGATCGCCGAGGACACCGGCCTTCAGGCGTACGAGATCCCCCGGGGTCTGCTGGTCGAGACCGAGCCGTTCAGCCAGGCCGGCGGTCTGCTCTCGGACCAGGGAAAGCTGCTGTGGCCCAAGCTCGTGGAGCGTTACGGCGAGCGACTGGAGCAGCTGTACGCCGAGATGTCGGCCCGCGAGACACGGGAGTTGCTCGAACTGCGCCGCACGGGCGGCGACCGGCCGGTGCTGGAGACGGTCCAGCTGGCCGCGCGGGCGCTGCTGGCGGGCTCGACGACGGAGGTGAGTCCCTCCGCGCGTTTCCGGGACCTCGGCGGCGACTCGCTGTCCGCGGTGTCACTGTCGAACCTGTTGCACGACACCTTCGGTGTCCGGGTGCCGGTCGACGTCGTCATCAGCCCCGCGCACGACCTGCGGCAGCTGGCCGCCTACGTCGAGTCCAAGCGCACGGCCACCGTGACGCGGCCCACCTTCGCGTCGGTGCACGGCGAGGACGCCACCGAGACGCACGCCAAGGACCTCGTCCTGGGCCGGTTCATCGACGCGGCGACGCTCGACGGCACCCGCCACCTGCCGCGCCCCGCCGGGGAACCGCGCCGCGTTCTGCTGACCGGCGCGAGCGGGTACCTGGGGCGCTTCCTCACCCTCGAATGGCTCCGCCGGCTGGCCCCGGCCGACGGCAGGCTGATCGTCGTGGTCCGTGGCGAGGACCCGGAAGCCGCCGGACGGCGACTGGCCGACGCCTTCGGCAGCGACGACGCCGAACTGACACGCGCCTACGAGGAGTTGGCCGCGAAGCACCTGGAAGTGCTGGCCGGAGACATCGCCGAGCCGAGACTGGGCCTGGACGAGGAGACGTGGGAACGGCTGACCGGTGAGGTGGACCTGATCGTCCACGCGGGCGCCCTGGTGAACCATGTGCTGCCCTACCGCCACCTGTTCGACGCCAACGTCCTCGGAACCGCGGAGCTCGTCCGGCTGTCCCTGACGAAGCGGCTCAAGCCGTTCACGTACCTCTCCAGCGTGGCCGTGTCCACAGCCCGGAGGGGCCGGCCCCTCGACGAGGACACCGACGTGCGCGCCGCGCTGCCGGACCGGCCTGTCGACGACGGGTACGCCGGCGGGTACACGACGAGCAAGTGGGCGGGGGAAGTGCTGCTGCGGGAGGCGCACGACCTGTGCGAGCTGCCCGTGACGGTGTTCCGCTCCACCATGATCCTCGCGCACCGCCGGTACACCGGGCAGCTGAACGCGCACGACATGTTCAGCCGGCTGCTGTTCACCCTCCTCGCGACGGGCGTGGCTCCGGACTCCTTCTACCGGACCGGCGGCGACGAGGGGTCACGGGCGCACTACGACGGCCTGCCCGTCGACTTCACCGCGGCATCGGTCGTCACGCTGGGACGGAGCACCTCCGGTCACCGGACCTTCAGCCTGGTGAACCCGCACGACGACGGCATCTCGCTCGACACGTTCGTGGACTGGCTCATCGAGGACGGCCACGGTGTCGAACGGATCGGGGACTACGGCGACTGGCTCGTCCGCGTCGAAGCCGCCCTGCGCAACCTGCCGGGGGCGCAACGCCGCTACTCCGTCCTTCCCCTGCTGGAAGGCTTCCAGGAACCGGGACCGGCCGTGCCCGGCTCGGACGTCCCGTCGGATCGCTTCCAGGAGGCCGTCCGGGAGGACGGCATCGGACCGGACCGGGAGGTGCCGCACGTGTCCCGAACCCTCATCCGCAAGTACGTGACGGACCTGCGGCGCCTGATGACCTCCTGACCGGGCGACCACGCCGCTCTCCGCCCCGCCGTACTCCTTCGTCGGCGGGGCGGAGGCCGGCGGCACCGGCGCGCTTCGTCCGGCCGGGTCCGCGCGACACGGGCCCCTCTGCTGCCGGGCGATCCCGGCCTAGGTGTTCGTCGGCGGAGCGGAGACCAGGTGCGCCGCGCGTTCGGCGATGCCCAGCACGGCCGCGTTGGTGTTGGCCGAGACGACCGAGGGCATCACGGAGGCGTCGGCGATCCTCAGGCCCTCGACACCGTGGACGCGCAGGGCCGTGTCGACCACCGCCTCCTCGTCCGTGCCGATGCGGCAGGTGCCGACCGGGTGGAAGTAGGTGCCGACGGTACGGCGGAGGAACGCACCGCACTCGTCGTCGGTGACCACGTCCCGGCCGGGGAGGATCTCGTCGGCCCGCCAGGCCGACAGGGCGTCGGCCCGCGCGATGCGCCGTGCCGTGCGCAAGGCGGCGACCATACGGGCCACGTCGTCGCTCTCGGTCAGATAGGCGGGGTCGATGAGCGGGTACGAGGTGGGGTCCGCGCTGCGCAGGCGCACGCTGCCCCGGCTGGTGGGGGTCCCGAGGCCGAAGAGGATCGAGAAGCCCTCCTGGGCACCCGCCCATCGTGGCTCCAGCGCCACGGGAGTGAAGCTCATCAGGATGTCGGGGTCCCTGCCCGGGTCGGTGCGTGCGAGGAGCATCGCCTGCCGCGAGGGGCCGAGCACCGGGGACTTCTTCACCCCGTAGGAGACCCAGGCCAGCGGATGGTCGTGCAGGTTGGCGCCCACACCGGGGAGATCGGCACGCACCGGGATCCCCAGCTGTCGCAGCTGGTCGGCGGGGCCGATGCCGGAGAGCAGGAGAATCTGCGGAGAGCCGACGGCGCCCGCGCTCAGCACGACTTCCCGCTCGGCGTGGACGGTGCGTGACTTTCCGTTCCGAACGTATTCGGCACCTCTGCACCGGCCGTTGTCGATGAGGAGACGGTGCACCTGCGCGTCGGTGACGACGGTGAGATTGGGCCGTGAGAGCACCGGGAAC
Above is a window of Streptomyces sp. NBC_01498 DNA encoding:
- a CDS encoding carbamoyltransferase N-terminal domain-containing protein; this translates as MLICGIKASHDGGVAVIEDGRLLFSYEIEKLNNGERYSSLGDLERVTEILAMEGLSPADVDQFVVDGWYTKDAAGDTAVKVNAGGLPVQLRVAPYLESPGDDGPLQRHTFSGHGFDSYSGYTHVANHLIGTYCSSPFAARGEDAFVVVWDGLITPRLYHVRAATREVTFVEALLPILGGSFAAFCSRFEPYLLKTDDVTSDTYIRQHLSVAGKAMAYAAKGRVETGAFAVLDDLMAEFRDISFDKVGVLGDKVAANRDELMPGLSNADLIATYQAYIGHHLLARLTTAVRGHSPDGGHNLVLGGGCALNIKWNTGIRAAGVFQEVFVPPFPNDAGAAIGTAACEMFRRGRTALEWDVYSGPRITTGTLPDGWRAEPCDERRLAALLHTEGEPVVVLSGRAELGPRALGNRSILAPATDARMKDRLNDIKNRAAYRPVAPICLEDRAPEVFAPGTPDPYMIFEHRMREGWAERVPAVVHLDGTARLQTIASTQDTDTARILTAYAEISGVPVLCNTSANLEGRGFFPDVESAARWGGTRYLWSEGTLYTNPRVE
- the car gene encoding carboxylic acid reductase, which encodes MERRPADARRGAVAGRPSSGHVRHRYDAEITVRLAQVMAHAFERHQDRPAVGERAREFVRDARTGRVSARLLPRYETTSYRQLWSRTRAVASEWHHHPRRPLVAGDRVALLGFTSRDYATLDLACACLGAVNVPLQISAPIDNLTSILAETEPVLVAASIERLDAAAELSLRTPSVRRLVVFDYHPRAEDQAERFAAARESLAEAGRDVEVVALSAVLDRGAGLPEAPLYIPGDDEDPLAMLVYTSGSTGTPKGAIYTERLARVMWEDRSKGAATDAVAINYMPLSHVAGHFLLMNALARGASSCFTAGSDLSTFLEDLALVRPTELFLVPRVCEMLHQLYRGELDRRTSAGGDPERAATEVLSRLREDVLGGRVGVAGTGSAPLSAALTEFTEALLGIPLHNGYGSTEVMGIAADGMLQSPPVIDYKLADAPELGYFRTDAPHPRGELLVKADGIPGYYKRPELTAELFDGDGYYRTGDIVAELGPRRIAVLDRRTSVLKLSQGEFVSVAKLESIFAACPSVRQIFLYGNSERSHLLAVVVPTPDALRRYGDDRDGLQDLLSESLRRIAEDTGLQAYEIPRGLLVETEPFSQAGGLLSDQGKLLWPKLVERYGERLEQLYAEMSARETRELLELRRTGGDRPVLETVQLAARALLAGSTTEVSPSARFRDLGGDSLSAVSLSNLLHDTFGVRVPVDVVISPAHDLRQLAAYVESKRTATVTRPTFASVHGEDATETHAKDLVLGRFIDAATLDGTRHLPRPAGEPRRVLLTGASGYLGRFLTLEWLRRLAPADGRLIVVVRGEDPEAAGRRLADAFGSDDAELTRAYEELAAKHLEVLAGDIAEPRLGLDEETWERLTGEVDLIVHAGALVNHVLPYRHLFDANVLGTAELVRLSLTKRLKPFTYLSSVAVSTARRGRPLDEDTDVRAALPDRPVDDGYAGGYTTSKWAGEVLLREAHDLCELPVTVFRSTMILAHRRYTGQLNAHDMFSRLLFTLLATGVAPDSFYRTGGDEGSRAHYDGLPVDFTAASVVTLGRSTSGHRTFSLVNPHDDGISLDTFVDWLIEDGHGVERIGDYGDWLVRVEAALRNLPGAQRRYSVLPLLEGFQEPGPAVPGSDVPSDRFQEAVREDGIGPDREVPHVSRTLIRKYVTDLRRLMTS
- a CDS encoding GMC family oxidoreductase, yielding MKRTAVEQIFDYVIVGGGTAGAVLAARLSEDSEVRVALLEAGARGGPAIMSDGNPEAAVGLWGSSVDWNYTTTPQPGTDNAVHTWPRGRVLGGSSSINGMTHLRGRASSYDAWEKQGAAGWNYEEMLPFLMRSEQARGRDPRFRGQAGPMIIEEPPAATPLARDLHDAAVDAGFPRCEDGNAPEAEGVFWCERNVAGGRRQSAADAYLFPVLSRPNLTVVTDAQVHRLLIDNGRCRGAEYVRNGKSRTVHAEREVVLSAGAVGSPQILLLSGIGPADQLRQLGIPVRADLPGVGANLHDHPLAWVSYGVKKSPVLGPSRQAMLLARTDPGRDPDILMSFTPVALEPRWAGAQEGFSILFGLGTPTSRGSVRLRSADPTSYPLIDPAYLTESDDVARMVAALRTARRIARADALSAWRADEILPGRDVVTDDECGAFLRRTVGTYFHPVGTCRIGTDEEAVVDTALRVHGVEGLRIADASVMPSVVSANTNAAVLGIAERAAHLVSAPPTNT